ATTGTTTCGGGCAGACAGTTGCGCAAATAAAAAATCTTCGGGGACAGACAATCACTTTCAATCGCGACAATCTTCCAAGCGGACTGTATCTTCTTCGCTTAACACAAGACAACAAAGTCATCGCAATAGACAAATTAATAATCGCGGACAAATAATTCCTCTCTTGTTCGTTGCGCGCGCCCAGACAATTGCTTTCACCGTGGACAATTGCGAAGTCGGCACGGAGGGAATGATTGGGAAGAAGATGGTGGTGGTGAGATAAAATAAATGCATCAGTTACTTTTCAGGCAGTAATTCCCCTGATGATTCCATCCTTAGAATCGCGGATAAATCTGACAATAAGTTCTTTCTCTGCCGAAGCGGGAGCTTCCTGTTCTACAATATTCAAGGCGTTGGAAACATTGTATCCTCTTACATAAATGGTGCGGTAAATATCTTCTATCTGCAAAATGCGTTCGGGAGAGAAACCTCTTCTTCTCAGTCCGACTGAATTTACTCCGATATAGGAAAGGGGTTCGCGCGCGGCTTTCACAAATGGCGGCACATTTTTTCTGACCAGCGAACCACCGGTAACAAAGGAGTGCGCTCCGATGTGAATAAATTGCTGAACAGCAACCAATCCTTCAAGTATTGCATGGTCATCAATGGTGATATGCCCGGCAAGGGTAACCAGATTGGCGAGGATAACATTATTGCCGATGGTGCAATCGTGCGCCACATGCACATATGCCATGAGCAGGCAATTGCTGCCCACGGAAGATTTCATTTTGTCTTTTGTTCCTCTGTTCACCGTAACACATTCGCGGATGATCGTGTTGTCGCCAATTTCTGCGGTGGTTTCTTCGCCCGTAAATTTTAAATCCTGCGGGATAGCAGAAATCACCGCACCCGGAAATATTTTGCAGTTCTTCCCTATGCGCGCGCCTTCCATGATGGTAACGTGAGGACCAATCCATGTATCGTCACCGATTTCTACGTTTGCATTGATTACTGCAAAAGGAGCAACAGTTACATTCTTGCCAAGTTTTGCTTCCGGATGAATGAATGAATTACTCATAGTTAATTTCTCTGAAGCACGAACTTACAAATTATTCATAGCTCCGTGAGGTAGAAATTAATTTGCAGGCACAGGGGTTTTTACTGATGCAGGGATGTCCTTCATCTTAATTATCTGAGCCATCATTTCAGATTCCATCACAATCTTATCTCCTACATATGCTGTGCCTTTCATGTGGCAAAGTCCCCTGCGGATGGGTTCGAGAAGATGAAGAACAAAAATAATGGTATCGCCCGGCATCACTTTGTTCTTGAAACGCGTATTATCAATTTTTAAAAAATAAGTGAGATAATTCTCCGGATCAGGGACTGTTTTCAGCACCAGCACGCCACCGCATTGCGCCATTGCTTCCACCTGCAGCACACCGGGCATGACAGGGTTGCCGGGAAAATGTCCGCGAAAAAATTCTTCATTCATCGTAACATTTTTCATCCCCACCACATGCGTTGGACTCAGTTCAAGTATTTTGTCAATCAGCAAGAAGGGTGGGCGATGGGGTAATATTTTCGTTATTTCATTTATATCTAACAGGTATTTGTTAATGTCATATTGAGGAACAACTTTTTTATTTTTTTCCTTTTTAATCAGTTCTTTTATTTTTTTCGCAAAGGAAACATTGCCCGCATGCCCCGGACGGGCGGCAAGTATGTGCGCTTTGATGGGCATTCCGATAAGAGCTAAATCTCCAACAATGTCTAAAAGTTTATGGCGCGCAGGTTCATTGTAATAATGAAGCGTGGTATTGTTGAGCACGCCCCTGCCCTTCACTTCCACATTCGGTTTATTAAAAACTTTACGAAGGTGAGCAAGGTCAGCATCAGGCACCGGCTTATCAACGAGTACAATGGCGTTATCCAAATCTCCGCCCTTAATTAAATTATGCTGAAGAAGCGTTTCGAGTTCGTGAAGGAAAACAAATGTGCGGCACTTGGCTATTTCTTCTTTGAACTCTCCTACTTTATATATGTGCGCGTGCTGTGTGCCGAGAACTTCTGAGTTGTAATCCACCATCACCGTTAAACGAAATTCATCCTGCGGAACAGCAAGCATCTCAACATTTTTTACATTGTCTTCATAAGTGAGAATCGATTTCAATTCAAAATAAACACGCTCAGCATTCTGCTCAACAACTCCGGCTTTTTCCAATGCTTCAATGAAAGGCATGGAACTTCCGTTCATGATAGGAATTTCCTGGCCAGTAACTTCAATCAGGCAATTATCTATTTCCTTTCCGACAAGAGCGGCAAGAACATGCTCTGTTGTATGCACACGTGCTCCGTCTTTTTCAAGCGTGGTTCCGTGATCAGTAGAAACGACATTGTCCGCATCTGCATCTATGACAGGATTGTTCGGCAAATCCACCCGCTGAAATTTATACCAATGGTTTTCAGGGGCGGGGCGAAACGTTAAGGATACCTTTTCTCCCGTATGAAGACCAACTCCAGATACCGTAACAGAAGTTTTGATTGTTCTTTGTTTAGGCATATTTTAAAATATTTTTGTTATTCTCTGCGGTTCTCTGCGCTGATTTTTCTTTGCGCACTCTGCGGTTAAGTTTTTTACCGCTGAGAACGCAGAGGTTGACGCAAAGGACGCTGAGAATAACATTATTCTAATATTATTTTTCTACTGATACCTTTAACTCTTTCAATATTTTCTCAAGAGAATTAATTCTGTCATTCACATCAGGAAAGTTCTTAAACAAAACATAAGAACGCTTGTATTCCCCTATGGAAAATGCCGGAGAGCCCTGCACGGTTGTATTTTCTTCTTTGATAGTATTTCCGATTCCCGACTGAGCAGCTATCTTGGTTCCGTCTGCAATAGTGATATGTCCGACAATTCCAACTTGTCCGCCAATGATACAGTTCTTTCCGACTTTTGTTGAGCCCGCAACTCCAGTTTGCGCAACGATCACTGTGTTCTCGCCAATCTCAGCGTTGTGACCAATCTGAATGAGATTGTCAAGTTTCGCACCTTTGCGGACGATGGTAGAACCCAGCGTTGCACGGTCAATTGTAGTGTTGGATCCTATCTCAACATTGTCTTCAATAATTACATTGCCAAGATGCTGCATTTTAAAATTACTGTCTTTGTTGGGAGCAAAACCAAAACCATCGCTACCGATGACCACTCCCGCGTGAAGCGTGCAATTTTTTCCGATAACACATTCGTGATATATTTTTGCACCTGAATAAATAGTAGTGTTATCGCCAATTACTGAATTATCCCCCACAAAAACATTCGGAAAAAGTTTTACGTTATTGCCGAGTTTCACATTTTCTCCCACGTAAGCAAATGCACCCACGTAAACATCTTTGCCAAGAGTAGAAGATTTAGAAACAAACGATGGCTGTTCAATTCCTGTTTTGTTGTTCTTAGATTTCTGATACATCTCCAGCAGTTTGCCAAAGGCAATGCGGGAATCTTCTACGCGAATCAGCGTACAGGTTCTTTTGAGTGGTTGTTCAGCGGTAAAATCTTTTCCGACAATCACCACCGAAGCATCCGTTGTATATAAGTAAGAATTGTAAGCAGGATTGCTGAGAAACGAAAGTGAACCAATTCTTCCTTCTTCGATTTTTGAAAGCGTGCTCACAACAGCGTCAGGATTTCCTTCCACTGTACCTCCTAAAAGAGACGCAATCTGGCTGGCTTTGTATTCCATACTTTGTGATTACACCGATTACCATTTTGATTACACCGATAATTCAATCGGTGAAATCTTTTTCATCCATCGGTGTAATCGGTGGCGCAAATTTAGAGAAATTAAATTGCTATGAGCAAGAATAAAGAGGGGAATTATTAAGAGGAAATGTTTAGTTCTAAGCTAATTCTTTAGGAAAACAAAGGAAGTATTTCTTCATCGTTTTCAATCCGGCAAGATTTATCATCTGCTGTAATGTCCTTTACAACTTGCAATGACAATTTCGTTTTGAGGAGAAATCTGATAAACAAGACGGTCTGTGTGATTAATCCGTCTTGACCAAAATCCGGCAAGTTGATGTCTGAGAGGTTCCGGCTTTCCTATTCCTGCAAATGGATTCTTATCTATGTCCTGAATAAGTGAAAGAATTTTCCGAAATGTTTTTGGGTTTCTTTCAGCCAATTCATCAAAATCCTTTTTTGCCTGGGAAGCAAATACAACAGTTCTCATTTTTTCAATAATGACTTGCTGTATTTTTCAAATTCATCTCCTGAAAAACTGACAAGATTCTTATTGCGTTTTACTTCTTCTATCGCCTCGATCAAATGAGTGCGGTTTTTTGAATCGCTCAATAACTGCGAAGTTTCATCCGCATCCGCATCGGTAATAGTAATTTCTATTTCCTTCTTTTTAAAAAGTTTTTTCAGCATATCCAAAAACTTTTTGTCCATGTCAGATGTTTTTATACGAAAAGTTGTTTCCATTTGAATTCTTTTTACGAAGATACAAAAAATGAGGAAAATACAATCAAACAATCTCCTTCGGGAAACACAAAAAGTATTTCTTCACCGTCTTCAATCCGGCAAGATATGCCTGGTCAGATGCCTGAGCGATGTCGGCAATTTTTCCATCCTTATAAAGAATGTTAATTCTGATTTTATCAGGACGGTAAGCGTCATTTGAAACTGCCTGAGAGAAGACAAGATAATCTGCTTCAGTTGCGCTCAGCTTATATTTCTTCTGCACTTTCTTTTTCAAGTCATCCACCACTTTCTCATCAAACGAATCATTTTGCATAATCACTTTGTAGAGTTTTCGGTTCACAAGGTTTGTACAGAGAGTGGAAAGAATAAAATCATCGCTCTTCATCCACGCTTTCACGCAGACGAAAATGTCAGAATCGTCAAGCAATGCAAAGTCATCGAGGTGAGAGAGGATGTTTTGTTTTCCGATAGAACTGTAAAGAAAAGTTTCAAGTGCAGGAGTACAAAAGAGGCGGTAATCGGTAATCGGTAATCGGTTTTTGGTTTTTGCATTTGACCGTTTACCGATAACCGATAACTGATTACCTGCTATTTCCTTCGCTCTTTGCAATATCTTAACAAGTAAGAATTCAGCACTAAGCACTGTCTTGTGCAAATACACCTGCCAGTACATCAATCTTCTTGCTATGATAAACTTCTCCACAGAATAAATTCCTTTCGCGTCCACCACCAGTTCATCGTCCATTACATTCAGCATTTTGATAATGCGGTCAGAACTGATAACTCCTTCAGAAACTCCTGTGAAAAAACTGTCGCGGTTCAGGTAATCCAGTCTGTCCATATCTAACTGTCCTGACACAAGCTGGTGCAGGAATTTCTTTTTATAAGAGCCGCTGAAAATTTTCCGGGCAAGAGAAAGCTGTCCTTTGAATTCTTTATCGAGTTTCTCAAGAAATAGTTCTGAAATATCTTCGTGCGAAATATCATCCACAATGCTGTGCTCAAGCGCGTGAGAAAAAGGTCCGTGTCCTATATCATGCAAAAGCACCGCAATTAAAACTCCTCTCTCCTCATCTTCCGTTATGTCAATTTCTTTCGAACGCAGCGTCTCCACCGCTTTCATCGTGAGGTGCATGGCTCCCATCGCGTGTTGAAAACGAGTATGCAATGCTCCGGGATAAACCAAACTTGTTAATCCCAGCTGGCGAATCCTTTGCAATCGCAAGAAGTAAGGATGATTAATGATTTGCAGAATCAATGAATCAGGCACGGTGATGAATCCGTAAATGGGGTCGTTGAAGATTATCTGCTTCTTGATGAACATCGTTAATGCTATGGAAATTTCTTTTCACAAAGATAATAGAATGGAAGGATGGAATACTGGAATGTTGGAAGAATTTACTTTTTCATTATTCCATTTTTCCATCCTTCCAATATTCCATGGTGTTCAACGTTCCGAAATTCATTATTACTAACTTTACCATATGAACAAAGTGAATATTCTCTGGGCGGATGACGAAATTGATTTGCTCAAGCCGCACATTCTCTTCCTGAAAGAAAAAGGATACGAAGTGAAGACTGCAAAAAGCGGTGACGAAGCCGTGGGAATGATAAAAGCAGAAGCGTTTGATATTGTTTTCCTTGATGAAAACATGCCCGGACTCAGCGGGATGGAAACCCTAGCAAGAATAAAAAATCATCAGTCCGATTTGCCCGTGGTGATGATTACCAAAAGCGAAGCCGAACAAATAATGGAAGATGCCATCGGCTCAAAGATCTCTGATTACCTGATTAAGCCCGTTAATCCCAATCAGATTCTTCTTTCGCTGAAAAAAATATTGGAAGGCAAACATCTTGTCTCGGAAAAAACAACGTTGAATTACCAGCAGGAGTTCCGCCAGATAGGAATGTCGCTCAGCGACCGCCTTGACGCGGAAACATGGAAAGATGTTTACAAGAAATTAGTTTACTGGGAACTTGAACTGGAAAAATCTAACGATGAAAGCATGTCTGATATGCTCTCCATGCAAAAGCAGGAAGCGAATTCAGCGTTCAGCAAATTTGTTGACGCCAATTATGTTGCATGGCTTCATGGCAAGAATAATCCCCCGCTTCAGTCACACACCGTTCTGAAAAACAAACTTGTTCCGCTTCTCGAAAGAAAAGAAAATGTTTTTCTTTTAGTGATTGACAACCTGCGCTGGGATCAATGGAAAATGATTCAGCCGAAGATTTCCGAACTCTTTAAAGTGGAAGAAGAATCGCTTTACTACAGCATTCTCCCTACGGTAACGCAGTTTGCGCGCAACGCATTGTTCGCGGGACTCATGCCGAGCGAGATAGAAAAGCTTCATCCTGATTTATGGCGCAACGAAGAAGATGAAGGAAGCAAAAATCAATTTGAGCCTGAGTTCATGACCTCTCAACTGAAACGCTGGGGAAAAGACATCAAACATTCGTATCACAAAATATTAAATCTCAACGAAGGAAAAAAACTGGCGGACAACATCAGCAACCTCATGCAAAATAAATTAAACGTAATCGTTTATAATTTTGTAGATATGCTCTCGCACGCGCGCACCGAAATGGAAGTGATACGCGAGCTTGCCGATGATGAAGCAGCGTATCGCTCGCTCACCGTTTCGTGGTTTGAACATTCACCGCTGCACGACATCATCAAACACATTGCAGAAAAAAAAGGTTTGCTCGTCATCACCACCGATCACGGAAGCATTCGAGTAACGGAACCATCAAAAGTTGTTGGTGACAGAAACACTTCTACCAACCTGCGTTATAAACAGGGCAAAAGTTTGAGTTACGAAAAACGCGATGTGCTGGAAGTGCGAAACCCCGATGATGTTTTTCTTCCACGCATCAATGTGAGCACCACGTACATCTTTGCCAAGCAGGATAAATTTTTCGCTTACCCCAACAACTACAATCATTACGTGCAATACTACCGCAACACCATTCAGCACGGAGGAATTTCTCTCGAAGAAATGATTATTCCGTTTGTGACGCTAAGTGCGAAGTAGTTGTCGTACGTCATTGCGAGGAATCCCGTTTCGGGATGACGAAGCAATCTCACAGAAAAGTTTTTGAATTATTATTTGGGCGTGCCCTTCGATGACTCAGGTCGGGCTATCCGCTACAATCTTTGGCTTTGTCATTCTGAGCGGAGCGAAGAATCTACTCGCCAAAGGATTTCCGCTTCTATCCCTCACGCAAACAGCCCGAATACTTTTATGATTGTTCTTCTATTAATATATAACTCCTACGGAGTTTAACCCCGTAGGTTTTCTGGGCACTGATGCAAACCTACTTTCCTTCATATTATTACCTGTGGGATTAAGAATTAACTTTGTTCCGGCA
This Bacteroidota bacterium DNA region includes the following protein-coding sequences:
- the lpxA gene encoding acyl-ACP--UDP-N-acetylglucosamine O-acyltransferase, coding for MSNSFIHPEAKLGKNVTVAPFAVINANVEIGDDTWIGPHVTIMEGARIGKNCKIFPGAVISAIPQDLKFTGEETTAEIGDNTIIRECVTVNRGTKDKMKSSVGSNCLLMAYVHVAHDCTIGNNVILANLVTLAGHITIDDHAILEGLVAVQQFIHIGAHSFVTGGSLVRKNVPPFVKAAREPLSYIGVNSVGLRRRGFSPERILQIEDIYRTIYVRGYNVSNALNIVEQEAPASAEKELIVRFIRDSKDGIIRGITA
- a CDS encoding bifunctional UDP-3-O-[3-hydroxymyristoyl] N-acetylglucosamine deacetylase/3-hydroxyacyl-ACP dehydratase, with the translated sequence MPKQRTIKTSVTVSGVGLHTGEKVSLTFRPAPENHWYKFQRVDLPNNPVIDADADNVVSTDHGTTLEKDGARVHTTEHVLAALVGKEIDNCLIEVTGQEIPIMNGSSMPFIEALEKAGVVEQNAERVYFELKSILTYEDNVKNVEMLAVPQDEFRLTVMVDYNSEVLGTQHAHIYKVGEFKEEIAKCRTFVFLHELETLLQHNLIKGGDLDNAIVLVDKPVPDADLAHLRKVFNKPNVEVKGRGVLNNTTLHYYNEPARHKLLDIVGDLALIGMPIKAHILAARPGHAGNVSFAKKIKELIKKEKNKKVVPQYDINKYLLDINEITKILPHRPPFLLIDKILELSPTHVVGMKNVTMNEEFFRGHFPGNPVMPGVLQVEAMAQCGGVLVLKTVPDPENYLTYFLKIDNTRFKNKVMPGDTIIFVLHLLEPIRRGLCHMKGTAYVGDKIVMESEMMAQIIKMKDIPASVKTPVPAN
- the lpxD gene encoding UDP-3-O-(3-hydroxymyristoyl)glucosamine N-acyltransferase — its product is MEYKASQIASLLGGTVEGNPDAVVSTLSKIEEGRIGSLSFLSNPAYNSYLYTTDASVVIVGKDFTAEQPLKRTCTLIRVEDSRIAFGKLLEMYQKSKNNKTGIEQPSFVSKSSTLGKDVYVGAFAYVGENVKLGNNVKLFPNVFVGDNSVIGDNTTIYSGAKIYHECVIGKNCTLHAGVVIGSDGFGFAPNKDSNFKMQHLGNVIIEDNVEIGSNTTIDRATLGSTIVRKGAKLDNLIQIGHNAEIGENTVIVAQTGVAGSTKVGKNCIIGGQVGIVGHITIADGTKIAAQSGIGNTIKEENTTVQGSPAFSIGEYKRSYVLFKNFPDVNDRINSLEKILKELKVSVEK
- a CDS encoding Txe/YoeB family addiction module toxin, which codes for MRTVVFASQAKKDFDELAERNPKTFRKILSLIQDIDKNPFAGIGKPEPLRHQLAGFWSRRINHTDRLVYQISPQNEIVIASCKGHYSR
- a CDS encoding HD domain-containing protein; translation: MFIKKQIIFNDPIYGFITVPDSLILQIINHPYFLRLQRIRQLGLTSLVYPGALHTRFQHAMGAMHLTMKAVETLRSKEIDITEDEERGVLIAVLLHDIGHGPFSHALEHSIVDDISHEDISELFLEKLDKEFKGQLSLARKIFSGSYKKKFLHQLVSGQLDMDRLDYLNRDSFFTGVSEGVISSDRIIKMLNVMDDELVVDAKGIYSVEKFIIARRLMYWQVYLHKTVLSAEFLLVKILQRAKEIAGNQLSVIGKRSNAKTKNRLPITDYRLFCTPALETFLYSSIGKQNILSHLDDFALLDDSDIFVCVKAWMKSDDFILSTLCTNLVNRKLYKVIMQNDSFDEKVVDDLKKKVQKKYKLSATEADYLVFSQAVSNDAYRPDKIRINILYKDGKIADIAQASDQAYLAGLKTVKKYFLCFPKEIV
- a CDS encoding PglZ domain-containing protein — its product is MNKVNILWADDEIDLLKPHILFLKEKGYEVKTAKSGDEAVGMIKAEAFDIVFLDENMPGLSGMETLARIKNHQSDLPVVMITKSEAEQIMEDAIGSKISDYLIKPVNPNQILLSLKKILEGKHLVSEKTTLNYQQEFRQIGMSLSDRLDAETWKDVYKKLVYWELELEKSNDESMSDMLSMQKQEANSAFSKFVDANYVAWLHGKNNPPLQSHTVLKNKLVPLLERKENVFLLVIDNLRWDQWKMIQPKISELFKVEEESLYYSILPTVTQFARNALFAGLMPSEIEKLHPDLWRNEEDEGSKNQFEPEFMTSQLKRWGKDIKHSYHKILNLNEGKKLADNISNLMQNKLNVIVYNFVDMLSHARTEMEVIRELADDEAAYRSLTVSWFEHSPLHDIIKHIAEKKGLLVITTDHGSIRVTEPSKVVGDRNTSTNLRYKQGKSLSYEKRDVLEVRNPDDVFLPRINVSTTYIFAKQDKFFAYPNNYNHYVQYYRNTIQHGGISLEEMIIPFVTLSAK